In a single window of the Anaplasma platys genome:
- the mgtE gene encoding magnesium transporter, producing the protein MSHHLLDKDTSDFLIDAIEEERTEDIERVISGMDGVQLAFFLLTSTQNQRKELLKHVRDESISEILVHLVPGLRQGVVSTLGTEKVARSISDLDSEDIVIVVEDLNTEYQEEILRLLPEKKRLLINELLSYPEKSAGRLMHKDITVVPAHWSIKQLTTFLRENSRNRKLHEIFVINQKLQPIGILSLDDVVTASSDSFVHQVMDTDIKLIRPSANQEEVSETFRQYSLLSAPVVDKEGRIIGSVLVYDIINVVHEEAEEDVLHLGMVSDGDISSPLVKTVARRMPWLLLNLLTSTASSLVIGWFSDTIKSFIALSIIMPMIASMSGNSGLQALAVTIRALATKQLTYRNSRRLLFKELCVGMINGAIIAAVASFAVVFRFHDVPIEILFVVSMIITFSISTLSGAAVPLILNFFRADPAISSSIIVCAASDILSFLIFLGLATIFLM; encoded by the coding sequence ATGTCGCACCATTTATTGGATAAGGATACCAGTGATTTTCTAATAGATGCCATAGAAGAGGAAAGGACCGAGGACATAGAGAGGGTCATTAGTGGAATGGATGGCGTGCAGCTGGCCTTTTTCTTGCTAACGTCGACACAAAATCAAAGAAAAGAACTCCTGAAGCACGTAAGAGACGAATCGATCTCAGAAATCTTGGTACACCTAGTTCCAGGACTGAGACAGGGGGTGGTAAGCACACTGGGAACGGAAAAAGTTGCCCGCTCTATATCAGATCTTGATAGCGAAGACATAGTAATAGTAGTAGAGGACCTGAATACTGAATATCAAGAAGAGATCCTCAGACTGCTTCCCGAGAAAAAGCGGCTACTTATCAATGAACTCCTTTCCTATCCCGAAAAAAGCGCGGGAAGGTTGATGCACAAGGACATTACCGTAGTCCCTGCACATTGGAGTATAAAGCAGCTTACTACTTTTTTGCGGGAAAATTCAAGAAACAGGAAACTGCACGAAATATTCGTAATAAATCAAAAGCTGCAGCCTATAGGGATACTTTCTCTCGATGACGTGGTAACCGCTAGCAGCGATAGTTTCGTCCATCAAGTGATGGATACAGACATTAAGTTAATTCGCCCAAGCGCAAATCAGGAGGAGGTGTCTGAAACTTTCAGGCAATACTCACTGCTTTCGGCGCCTGTTGTAGATAAAGAAGGCCGCATAATAGGATCTGTTCTGGTTTATGACATTATAAATGTAGTACATGAAGAAGCTGAAGAGGACGTGCTGCATCTGGGTATGGTATCCGACGGTGATATAAGTTCACCACTTGTAAAAACGGTAGCCAGAAGAATGCCGTGGTTGCTGCTAAACCTTTTAACCTCTACAGCAAGTTCATTAGTAATCGGGTGGTTTAGCGATACAATAAAAAGCTTTATAGCTTTATCTATAATAATGCCAATGATAGCTTCTATGAGCGGCAATTCCGGATTGCAAGCTCTTGCTGTTACAATACGGGCCCTGGCAACTAAACAACTTACCTATAGAAACTCGAGAAGGCTGCTCTTCAAGGAACTGTGTGTTGGGATGATAAACGGAGCAATTATAGCCGCGGTAGCTTCTTTTGCTGTTGTTTTCCGTTTTCACGACGTGCCCATAGAAATTCTTTTCGTAGTGTCGATGATAATTACATTCTCAATTTCGACACTTTCTGGAGCAGCAGTCCCGCTAATACTTAACTTTTTCAGGGCAGATCCTGCCATATCTTCATCAATAATAGTGTGCGCTGCCAGCGACATATTGTCGTTTCTGATCTTTCTAGGACTGGCAACAATATTTCTCATGTAA
- the atpD gene encoding F0F1 ATP synthase subunit beta — translation MKVEKKVKKGSEVSSSPSVSVGEAVRVMPAVVDVEFSGGGVPEILCSLESEKEYQGKALVLEVAQHLGGGMVRCVAMGSTDGLSRGDKFVSTGAPISVPVGRETLGRVFDVLGNPIDGLGDLSSAAEVCSIHSAAPKLSEQRVATEILVTGIKVIDLLAPYLKGGKVGLFGGAGVGKTVLIMELISNIARAHKGFSVFAGVGERTREGNDLYREMIESGVINIDEREKSQAVLVYGQMNEPPGARMRVALSALTMAEYFRDVEGQDVLFFVDNVFRFTQSGSEVSALLGRVPSAVGYQPTLAAEMGAMQERITSTNKGSITSVQAIYVPADDLTDPAPSTSFAHLDSTTVLSRQISELGIYPAVDPLDSTSQALSEDVVGAEHYAVAKEVQRILQTYKSLQDIIAILGMDELSPEDKLLVARARKIQRFLSQPFHVAEVFTGNPGVFVKLEDTVRSFKGLVEGEYDDLPEAAFYMVGGIEDAIKKAKSMK, via the coding sequence ATGAAAGTCGAAAAAAAAGTGAAGAAGGGAAGCGAGGTCTCTAGTTCGCCTTCTGTAAGTGTTGGAGAGGCTGTCAGGGTTATGCCTGCAGTTGTCGATGTGGAGTTCTCTGGAGGTGGTGTACCCGAGATTTTGTGTTCACTAGAGAGTGAGAAGGAGTATCAAGGGAAGGCGTTAGTATTAGAAGTAGCGCAGCACCTTGGCGGGGGGATGGTGAGATGCGTTGCCATGGGCAGTACAGACGGTTTATCAAGGGGTGATAAATTTGTTAGTACTGGTGCTCCCATATCGGTACCGGTAGGACGTGAAACTCTGGGTAGGGTTTTTGACGTTTTGGGCAATCCTATAGATGGCTTAGGAGATTTGAGTTCTGCGGCTGAGGTTTGCTCAATACACTCTGCAGCGCCTAAGTTATCGGAGCAGAGGGTTGCGACAGAGATACTTGTTACCGGAATAAAGGTTATAGACCTTTTGGCGCCCTATTTGAAGGGGGGAAAGGTGGGTCTTTTCGGTGGTGCCGGAGTGGGTAAGACTGTTCTCATCATGGAGCTGATAAGTAACATCGCTAGGGCACACAAAGGTTTTTCGGTTTTTGCTGGGGTGGGTGAGCGTACCCGTGAAGGAAATGACTTGTATCGCGAGATGATAGAGTCTGGTGTTATTAATATCGATGAGCGAGAAAAGTCTCAAGCGGTGCTGGTATACGGGCAGATGAATGAGCCACCTGGGGCGAGAATGAGGGTTGCACTTTCTGCGCTTACGATGGCTGAATATTTTCGTGATGTTGAAGGGCAAGATGTTTTGTTCTTTGTGGATAATGTTTTCAGGTTTACACAATCCGGTTCGGAGGTTTCTGCGCTCTTAGGGCGTGTTCCTTCGGCAGTAGGATATCAACCTACACTTGCTGCAGAAATGGGCGCGATGCAGGAGAGAATTACTTCTACTAATAAGGGGTCGATAACGTCGGTGCAGGCTATATATGTTCCAGCAGATGACCTTACAGATCCTGCGCCGTCCACGTCATTTGCGCACTTGGATTCTACCACTGTACTGTCAAGGCAGATTTCAGAATTGGGTATATATCCTGCGGTAGATCCCCTTGACTCCACTTCTCAGGCGCTGTCTGAGGATGTTGTGGGGGCAGAGCACTACGCGGTTGCGAAGGAAGTTCAGAGAATACTTCAAACTTATAAGTCGCTACAGGACATCATTGCCATCTTGGGTATGGATGAGCTTTCGCCAGAAGATAAACTCTTAGTCGCGAGAGCAAGGAAGATACAGCGCTTTTTATCGCAGCCTTTCCATGTTGCAGAAGTTTTCACGGGTAACCCTGGAGTATTTGTAAAGTTGGAAGACACTGTG